A region from the Deinococcus terrestris genome encodes:
- a CDS encoding DUF3006 domain-containing protein, with the protein MNDGPERWTVDAIEDSPRGRLARVEREGGLTFDVPLHALPAGVREGDLLAVIEGPDGVTLHLLPDETAARRRAAQHRLETLNAEGGEEEINL; encoded by the coding sequence GTGAACGACGGGCCGGAACGCTGGACAGTGGACGCCATTGAGGACAGTCCACGGGGACGCCTTGCACGGGTGGAACGGGAAGGCGGCTTGACTTTTGACGTGCCCCTGCACGCCCTGCCCGCCGGGGTGCGTGAGGGGGACCTGCTCGCGGTGATAGAGGGGCCAGACGGCGTGACCTTGCACCTCCTGCCCGACGAAACTGCCGCCCGCCGCCGCGCCGCCCAGCACCGACTGGAGACCCTGAACGCCGAGGGCGGGGAAGAGGAGATCAACCTGTGA
- a CDS encoding GNAT family N-acetyltransferase — translation MRHDVTLQGGNLTLRPLTEGDIPALCALAESCADELRLMGSPPSSPAYYAAALEAEDALPFVVEVGSELAGSTRYGDIRAAHAGLEIGWTWLHPRWHGTGVNRRMKRLLLAHAFEQMGMERVQLKTDIRNVRSQRAIEGLGAVREGVLRSHLRRPDGTMRDTVMYSVVRAEWPDVRARLAEMA, via the coding sequence ATGCGCCACGACGTGACCCTGCAAGGCGGCAACCTGACCCTGCGGCCCCTGACGGAGGGGGACATCCCCGCCCTGTGTGCCCTGGCCGAGTCCTGCGCGGACGAGTTGCGGCTGATGGGGTCGCCGCCGTCCAGCCCGGCCTACTACGCGGCGGCGCTGGAGGCCGAAGACGCCCTGCCCTTCGTGGTCGAGGTGGGCAGCGAACTGGCCGGAAGCACCCGCTACGGGGACATTCGCGCGGCGCACGCGGGCCTGGAAATTGGCTGGACGTGGCTGCATCCCCGCTGGCACGGCACAGGCGTCAACCGCCGGATGAAACGGCTGCTGCTCGCGCACGCCTTTGAGCAGATGGGGATGGAGCGTGTGCAGCTCAAGACCGATATCCGCAATGTCCGCTCCCAGCGGGCCATAGAGGGACTGGGGGCCGTGCGCGAGGGCGTCCTGCGCTCGCACCTGCGGCGGCCCGACGGGACCATGCGCGACACGGTGATGTATTCGGTGGTGCGGGCGGAGTGGCCGGACGTGCGGGCGCGGCTAGCAGAAATGGCCTAA